The Pseudofrankia inefficax genome window below encodes:
- the mrdA gene encoding penicillin-binding protein 2, whose protein sequence is MNDGVRLRLVILRVLAVSLLVTLGARLWVLQVLDGAHYRRVAEDNRVREVVTPAPRGMILDDQGAALVRNRTSLVISVNRSTTDRQRDGGKAVFEQLSSVIGMSVADIEKKIRFCGPKVPQPCWTGSPYQPVPIAKDATPQQALAIIEHPDRFPGITADLEAVREYPFGPLAAHELGYLAPVSQSQLDQQTAQLKKDGKPSSDGTYHLNSLVGVAGLESVYDTALRGVDGVQDLEVDRFGRVSGTASNTAPIAGDNVVLNLDQGVQAAAEQALRATLDKLPGDAKARTASAVVLNVKTGGVIALASLPSYDPSVFVGGISQQDYQSLSDPANGIPLLSRAYQGTGPAGSTFKIVSTATAMGLLGAKPDQKFPCSPTLQIGSQTFHNFEGESAGPITLHQALVISCDVIFDGFAYDEWLRDGGLRNGKGPYPPAAENFVKMAREMGFGSKSGIDLPGESAGAVVDRAQAQQIWSELKDSYCRRAKNGYPEEKDPATAKRYQQYAAEACVDGYLYNAGAAAQFAIGQGQYLSVSPLQLAVAYASVANGGTVYEPQLAKAIVAPDGTVVKRFAPVVKSKVDVPPDVLGYIREALHGVTTEPGGTGTGVFADWPSNIIPIGGKTGTAEVEGHQDTSWFASFAPVNDPQYAVVVSVPDSGQGAMYAAPVVKSIYQAIFGVGRPAALPGGLPPASLPSVVHDAGAIAAPQANGPAGAVPPVAAGALPDAAAPGAAGGAVLPAALRAGPAATGGQPAQVGVTSAGGPRAPPSSGAG, encoded by the coding sequence ATGAACGACGGGGTCCGCCTGCGCCTGGTGATCCTGCGCGTCCTCGCCGTCTCCCTGCTGGTGACGCTGGGCGCCCGGCTGTGGGTGCTGCAGGTGCTCGACGGGGCGCACTACCGGCGGGTCGCCGAGGACAACCGGGTGCGCGAGGTGGTGACGCCCGCGCCGCGCGGGATGATCCTCGACGACCAGGGCGCGGCCCTGGTCCGCAACCGCACCTCGCTGGTCATCTCGGTGAACCGCTCGACCACCGACCGCCAGCGTGACGGTGGCAAGGCGGTGTTCGAGCAGCTGTCCTCGGTCATCGGCATGTCCGTCGCCGACATCGAGAAGAAGATCCGGTTCTGCGGGCCGAAGGTGCCGCAGCCGTGCTGGACCGGCTCGCCGTACCAGCCGGTCCCGATCGCGAAGGACGCCACTCCGCAACAGGCGCTCGCGATCATCGAGCATCCGGACCGCTTCCCCGGCATCACCGCCGACCTGGAGGCCGTCCGCGAGTACCCGTTCGGCCCGCTCGCCGCGCACGAGCTCGGCTACCTGGCCCCGGTCAGCCAGAGCCAGCTCGACCAGCAGACCGCGCAGCTGAAGAAGGACGGCAAGCCCAGCTCCGACGGGACCTACCACCTCAACAGCCTGGTCGGGGTCGCCGGCCTGGAGTCGGTCTACGACACGGCCCTGCGCGGCGTCGACGGCGTCCAGGACCTGGAGGTCGACCGGTTCGGCCGGGTCTCGGGCACCGCGTCGAACACGGCGCCGATAGCGGGCGACAACGTGGTCCTCAACCTCGACCAGGGAGTCCAGGCGGCTGCGGAGCAGGCTCTGCGGGCCACGCTGGACAAGCTGCCGGGTGACGCGAAGGCCCGGACGGCCTCGGCGGTGGTGCTCAACGTGAAGACCGGCGGCGTGATCGCCCTGGCCAGCCTGCCGTCCTACGACCCGTCGGTGTTCGTCGGGGGCATCTCCCAGCAGGACTACCAGTCGCTGTCCGACCCGGCGAACGGCATCCCGCTGCTGTCCCGGGCCTACCAGGGCACCGGCCCGGCCGGCTCGACGTTCAAGATCGTCTCGACCGCCACCGCGATGGGCCTGCTGGGCGCCAAGCCGGACCAGAAGTTCCCGTGCTCGCCGACGCTGCAGATCGGCAGCCAGACCTTCCACAACTTCGAGGGCGAGTCGGCCGGGCCGATCACGCTGCACCAGGCGCTGGTCATCTCCTGTGACGTGATCTTCGACGGGTTCGCCTACGACGAGTGGCTGCGCGACGGCGGCCTGCGCAACGGCAAGGGCCCCTACCCGCCGGCCGCCGAGAACTTCGTCAAGATGGCCAGGGAGATGGGCTTCGGGTCGAAGTCCGGCATCGACCTGCCCGGGGAGAGCGCCGGCGCCGTCGTCGACCGGGCGCAGGCTCAGCAGATCTGGAGCGAGCTGAAGGACTCCTACTGCCGCCGGGCCAAGAACGGCTACCCGGAGGAGAAGGATCCGGCGACGGCCAAGCGCTACCAGCAGTACGCCGCCGAGGCCTGCGTCGACGGCTACCTGTACAACGCCGGCGCGGCGGCCCAGTTCGCCATCGGGCAGGGCCAGTACCTCTCGGTGAGCCCGTTGCAGCTGGCCGTCGCCTACGCCTCCGTGGCCAACGGCGGGACGGTCTACGAGCCGCAGCTGGCCAAGGCGATCGTCGCGCCGGACGGCACGGTCGTGAAGCGGTTCGCCCCGGTCGTCAAGAGCAAGGTCGACGTGCCGCCGGATGTGCTCGGCTACATCCGCGAGGCCTTGCACGGCGTCACGACCGAACCCGGCGGCACCGGCACCGGCGTGTTCGCCGACTGGCCCAGCAACATCATCCCGATCGGTGGCAAGACTGGCACCGCCGAGGTGGAGGGACACCAGGACACCTCCTGGTTCGCCTCGTTCGCCCCGGTGAACGACCCGCAGTACGCCGTCGTGGTCTCCGTTCCCGACTCCGGCCAGGGCGCGATGTACGCCGCCCCGGTGGTGAAGTCGATCTACCAGGCGATCTTCGGCGTGGGCCGGCCGGCGGCGCTGCCGGGTGGGCTGCCGCCCGCCAGCCTGCCGTCGGTGGTCCATGACGCCGGGGCGATCGCGGCCCCGCAGGCGAACGGTCCGGCCGGTGCCGTCCCGCCGGTGGCGGCGGGCGCCCTGCCGGACGCCGCGGCGCCAGGCGCCGCCGGGGGAGCGGTGCTGCCGGCGGCCCTGCGCGCGGGGCCCGCGGCCACCGGCGGGCAGCCGGCCCAGGTGGGCGTCACGTCGGCCGGCGGCCCGCGCGCGCCGCCGTCCAGCGGCGCCGGGTAG
- the rodA gene encoding rod shape-determining protein RodA, giving the protein MDELGSTALRSSPVALRGKIGQLRDRASGRHSPLRRLDWLLLGAVLALAVIGALLVWSATSERLSVAGGDPKSFLKRDLLNLALGLVLATGAMLLDYRLLRAYAPFVYLGSLVGLIAVLVVGSTINGAHSWIVLPGGFELQPSEFAKVALIVGIAMILGEKRDSRDGVRAARPGDVDVLVVLGLALVPVGLIMLQPDFGTVMVLVFVILGMLAVAGAPRRWVLGLFVGGVLLGAAIIGFHLLKPYQEARLTSFVSANAATDSTTGYNVDQAKTAIANGGFFGRGLFHGQQTQGQFVPEQQTDFVFTVAGEELGFVGAGGVLLALGVVLWRALSIARDSDDTFGALIGTGVVCWFSFQTFINVGMTLGIMPVTGLPLPFVSYGGSSMFAQMMAIGLLQNVRLRSRTDPYAL; this is encoded by the coding sequence ATGGACGAGCTGGGTTCGACGGCGCTGCGGTCGTCTCCGGTGGCGCTGCGCGGCAAGATCGGCCAGTTGCGGGACCGGGCCTCCGGGCGGCACTCGCCGCTGCGCCGGCTCGACTGGCTGCTGCTGGGCGCCGTGCTGGCGCTCGCCGTCATCGGCGCGCTGCTGGTCTGGTCGGCGACCAGCGAGCGGCTCTCCGTCGCGGGCGGCGACCCGAAGTCGTTCCTCAAGCGTGACCTGCTGAACCTGGCACTCGGCCTGGTGCTCGCCACCGGCGCGATGCTGCTCGACTACCGGCTGCTGCGGGCCTACGCGCCGTTCGTCTACCTGGGTTCGCTGGTCGGGCTGATCGCCGTCCTCGTCGTCGGCAGCACGATCAACGGCGCCCACTCCTGGATCGTGCTGCCCGGCGGGTTCGAGCTCCAGCCGTCCGAGTTCGCCAAGGTCGCGCTGATCGTCGGCATCGCGATGATCCTCGGAGAGAAGCGCGACAGCCGGGACGGGGTGCGCGCCGCCCGCCCGGGTGACGTCGACGTCCTCGTCGTGCTCGGCCTCGCCCTGGTCCCGGTCGGCCTGATCATGCTCCAGCCCGACTTCGGCACCGTGATGGTGCTGGTCTTCGTGATCCTCGGGATGCTGGCCGTCGCCGGCGCGCCCCGCCGGTGGGTGCTGGGCCTGTTCGTGGGCGGGGTGCTGCTCGGCGCGGCGATCATCGGCTTCCACCTGCTCAAGCCGTACCAGGAGGCGCGGCTGACCTCGTTCGTGTCCGCGAACGCCGCGACGGACTCGACCACCGGGTACAACGTCGACCAGGCCAAGACGGCGATCGCCAACGGCGGCTTCTTCGGCCGGGGCCTGTTCCACGGCCAGCAGACCCAGGGCCAGTTCGTCCCCGAGCAGCAGACCGACTTCGTCTTCACCGTCGCGGGCGAGGAGCTCGGCTTCGTCGGGGCCGGCGGGGTGCTGCTGGCGTTGGGCGTCGTGCTGTGGCGGGCGCTGTCGATCGCCCGGGACTCCGATGACACGTTCGGTGCCCTGATCGGCACCGGGGTCGTGTGCTGGTTCTCCTTCCAGACCTTCATCAACGTCGGGATGACGTTGGGGATCATGCCCGTGACCGGTCTGCCGCTGCCGTTCGTCTCCTACGGCGGCTCGTCGATGTTCGCCCAGATGATGGCCATCGGCCTCCTGCAGAACGTCCGGCTTCGGTCCCGTACCGACCCCTATGCCCTGTGA
- a CDS encoding TIGR03960 family B12-binding radical SAM protein produces MSGQSLFPRLEPLLPRVRKPVQYVGGEGNSTVKPWEPAAVRWALMYPDAYEVGLPNQGIQILYEILNEQPDVLAERTYAVLPDLEALLREHAVPQFTVDAHRPVGDFDILGVSFSTELGYTNLLTALDLAGIPLLAADRTDEHPLVIAGGHAAFNPEPIADFLDAAVLGDGEQAALDITDVVRAFKAAGSPGGRHELLARLARRRLVYVPAFFDVSYGADGAIGAVTANRDDVPARPAKHTLGDLDSWPYPKAPLVPLAETVHERMSVEIFRGCTRGCRFCQAGMITRPVRERSLDTIGAMIDTGLTASGFSEVGLLSLSSADHSEIGELAKQLADRYEGTQTSLSLPSTRVDAFNVTLANEFSRNGRRSGLTFAPEGGSERLRKVINKMVSEEDLIRTVSTAYAQGWRQVKLYFMCGLPTETDEDILGIADLAREVIRAGRKASGHRDIRCTVSIGGFVPKSHTPFQWAGQASWEVTDQRLKLLRDTVRADREIARAVGFRYHDGRPGIIEGLLARGDRRVGRVIERVWREGGRFDGWSEHFSFERWEAAAAAELEPLGVSLDWFTTRERTEREVLPWDHLDSGLDRDWLWSDWQDALRESELDDCRWTPCYDCGVCPTMGSQIEIGPTQRKLLPISPVPPLPERKVEAGAGSAS; encoded by the coding sequence ATGTCTGGACAGTCGCTGTTCCCGCGTCTGGAGCCGCTGCTGCCCAGGGTGCGCAAGCCCGTGCAGTACGTCGGTGGCGAAGGCAACTCCACGGTCAAGCCCTGGGAGCCGGCCGCCGTCCGCTGGGCCCTGATGTACCCGGACGCCTACGAGGTCGGTCTGCCCAACCAGGGCATCCAGATCCTGTACGAGATCCTCAACGAGCAGCCGGACGTGCTGGCCGAGCGGACCTACGCCGTGCTGCCCGACCTGGAGGCGCTGCTGCGCGAGCACGCGGTCCCGCAGTTCACCGTGGACGCGCACCGCCCGGTCGGGGACTTCGACATCCTCGGCGTCAGCTTCAGCACCGAGCTCGGCTACACCAACCTGCTCACGGCCCTCGACCTCGCCGGCATCCCGCTGCTGGCCGCCGACCGGACCGACGAGCACCCGCTGGTGATCGCCGGTGGGCACGCGGCCTTCAACCCCGAACCGATCGCGGACTTCCTCGACGCGGCCGTGCTCGGCGACGGTGAGCAGGCGGCCCTCGACATCACCGACGTGGTCCGCGCGTTCAAGGCGGCCGGCTCGCCCGGCGGGCGCCACGAGCTGCTGGCCAGGCTGGCCCGGCGCCGGCTGGTCTACGTCCCGGCGTTCTTCGACGTCAGCTACGGCGCCGACGGCGCGATCGGCGCGGTCACCGCGAACCGGGACGACGTGCCCGCCCGCCCGGCCAAGCACACACTCGGCGACCTGGACTCCTGGCCGTACCCGAAGGCCCCGCTCGTGCCGCTCGCGGAGACCGTCCACGAGCGGATGAGCGTCGAGATCTTCCGGGGCTGCACCCGGGGCTGCCGGTTCTGCCAGGCCGGAATGATCACCAGGCCGGTGCGGGAACGTTCCCTCGACACCATCGGCGCGATGATCGACACCGGGCTGACGGCGTCCGGCTTCTCCGAGGTCGGCCTGCTGTCGCTGTCCAGCGCCGACCACAGCGAGATCGGCGAGCTCGCCAAGCAGCTCGCCGACCGCTACGAGGGCACCCAGACCTCGCTGTCGCTGCCGTCCACCCGGGTCGACGCCTTCAACGTCACCCTGGCCAACGAGTTCTCCCGCAACGGCCGGCGCAGTGGCCTGACCTTCGCGCCGGAGGGCGGGTCGGAGCGTCTTCGCAAGGTCATCAACAAGATGGTCAGCGAGGAGGACCTGATCCGCACCGTCAGCACCGCGTACGCGCAGGGCTGGCGGCAGGTGAAGCTCTACTTCATGTGCGGGCTGCCGACCGAGACCGACGAGGACATCCTCGGCATCGCGGATCTAGCCCGCGAGGTCATCCGGGCCGGCCGCAAGGCGAGTGGCCACCGCGACATTCGCTGCACGGTGTCCATCGGCGGGTTCGTCCCCAAGTCGCACACCCCGTTCCAGTGGGCGGGCCAGGCCTCGTGGGAGGTCACCGACCAGCGGCTCAAGCTGTTGCGGGACACGGTCCGCGCCGACCGGGAGATCGCCCGCGCCGTCGGGTTCCGCTACCACGACGGCCGGCCGGGGATCATCGAAGGCCTGCTGGCCCGCGGTGACCGCCGGGTCGGCCGGGTGATCGAGCGGGTCTGGCGCGAGGGTGGCCGGTTCGACGGCTGGAGCGAGCACTTCTCGTTCGAGCGCTGGGAGGCCGCCGCCGCCGCCGAGCTGGAGCCGCTGGGCGTCTCGCTGGACTGGTTCACCACACGTGAGCGCACGGAGCGGGAGGTGCTCCCGTGGGACCACCTGGACTCCGGGCTGGACCGCGACTGGCTCTGGTCGGACTGGCAGGACGCCCTGCGCGAGTCCGAGCTCGACGACTGCCGCTGGACCCCCTGCTACGACTGCGGGGTCTGCCCGACGATGGGTTCCCAGATCGAGATCGGCCCCACCCAGCGCAAGCTGCTGCCGATCAGCCCGGTTCCCCCGCTGCCGGAGAGGAAGGTCGAGGCCGGTGCCGGCTCGGCGTCCTGA
- a CDS encoding TIGR03936 family radical SAM-associated protein, with the protein MPARRPEGPPPPPAVVRLRLRFTKRGRARFLSQLDIARTFERGLRRARVPMAYSAGFSPHPKVSWCGGTQTGIASEAEYVELALTADVDLEALRAALDAALPPGLDVTGCAVAAGGPLASRIEASRWRIRFPGVPVADLTAAVTALLARERVEVERTTKDGRRTIDVRGAVICAVCRAESHDCAILEMVVRHTTPAVRPDDVLTALGVVAVSPLTFPVPPEPTRLEQGLIRADGTLADPLLAALAES; encoded by the coding sequence GTGCCGGCTCGGCGTCCTGAGGGCCCGCCACCGCCCCCGGCGGTGGTCCGGCTGCGCCTGCGGTTCACCAAGCGTGGCCGGGCCCGGTTCCTCTCTCAGCTGGACATCGCCAGGACCTTCGAGCGCGGGCTGCGCCGGGCCCGGGTGCCGATGGCCTACTCGGCCGGCTTCTCCCCACACCCAAAGGTGTCGTGGTGCGGTGGCACCCAGACCGGGATCGCGAGCGAGGCCGAGTACGTCGAGCTCGCGCTGACCGCGGACGTCGACCTGGAGGCCCTGCGGGCCGCCCTCGACGCGGCGCTGCCGCCCGGCCTGGACGTGACGGGCTGCGCCGTCGCCGCAGGTGGGCCGCTCGCCAGCCGGATCGAGGCGTCCCGGTGGCGGATCCGTTTCCCGGGCGTGCCCGTGGCCGACCTCACGGCCGCCGTGACCGCGCTGCTGGCCCGCGAACGGGTCGAGGTCGAGCGCACGACGAAGGACGGCCGGCGGACGATCGACGTGCGTGGGGCGGTGATCTGCGCCGTTTGCCGTGCGGAGAGCCACGACTGTGCGATACTGGAGATGGTTGTGCGGCACACGACGCCCGCTGTACGACCAGACGACGTGTTGACCGCCCTCGGCGTGGTCGCCGTTTCACCGCTGACGTTTCCGGTCCCGCCGGAGCCAACCAGGCTCGAGCAGGGACTGATCCGGGCGGACGGAACGCTGGCCGACCCGCTGCTGGCGGCCCTTGCTGAAAGCTGA